A single genomic interval of Picosynechococcus sp. PCC 7003 harbors:
- a CDS encoding PLAT/LH2 domain-containing protein, with protein sequence MFNFDSSPLLKKAALGSLLTLGLVGTVQPAQAQSTIPYCISVKTYTDSGSGTDNPIYMTMHGENGTSEQFALQGSHENNDLDEFEHETLDIGLINRVTIDVEGWLADKWAANYVRVYRDTACNRKGDADGWSEFSIRKFLDYDPVSFNRTGGALPRVTVTPAGPVVNNPIRITLAQFSDNPGPIDQEVMRVTESWSRVDGVSVSKDTTNTVGAGISVTYESPETVAGTFGAEARAEWQRSINEASSESQEKMSASEFNWAFMAPARTAIIRKVTFEVPYAEQVYRSSTGESRAIRKVGAQIRPVSSGDFLVLPQRNEDGSITTIGLDTLEDEWFEYLDPEQVNTIRRQYLPKWLQAGWVVSGQGGQVIGQTPSTPTPPTNPTPPVNPTTPTPNAVDGTLIKFANGYLQETSPGVWQEFNANGQVTFTFRETGRDDWSVYLNDSSRNVQLQLDLYRKMISYGQNNGPKRDLYPITASDITLARFANGHLQETSPGVWQEFNANGQVTFTFQETGRDDWSVYLNDSSRNVQLQLDVYRKMISYGQSNGPKRDLYSVTSFYR encoded by the coding sequence ATGTTTAATTTTGATTCCTCTCCTCTCCTCAAAAAAGCGGCTCTTGGGAGCTTACTGACTCTGGGATTAGTGGGCACAGTCCAACCCGCCCAAGCCCAAAGCACCATTCCCTACTGTATCTCTGTCAAAACTTACACCGATTCTGGTTCTGGTACAGATAATCCCATTTACATGACGATGCATGGCGAGAACGGCACCAGTGAACAATTCGCCCTCCAAGGTAGCCATGAAAATAATGATTTAGATGAATTTGAACATGAAACTCTGGACATTGGCCTTATCAATAGAGTCACCATTGATGTAGAAGGCTGGCTAGCCGATAAGTGGGCCGCCAACTATGTCCGGGTTTACCGCGATACCGCCTGTAATCGTAAAGGTGACGCAGACGGATGGTCTGAATTCTCAATTCGCAAATTTTTAGATTATGATCCTGTCTCCTTTAATCGCACAGGAGGAGCACTCCCCAGGGTAACAGTCACGCCCGCTGGCCCTGTTGTGAATAACCCCATCAGAATTACTTTGGCTCAATTCAGCGATAACCCAGGCCCCATTGACCAGGAAGTAATGCGCGTTACAGAAAGCTGGAGTAGAGTTGATGGCGTTTCTGTTTCTAAAGATACGACTAATACTGTCGGCGCTGGAATTTCAGTCACCTATGAAAGTCCGGAAACCGTTGCTGGAACCTTTGGGGCAGAGGCCCGTGCAGAATGGCAACGTTCTATCAATGAAGCAAGCTCTGAATCCCAGGAAAAAATGAGTGCTTCGGAATTTAATTGGGCATTTATGGCCCCAGCCCGAACAGCAATCATACGCAAGGTGACGTTTGAGGTTCCTTACGCTGAGCAAGTGTATCGCTCCTCTACGGGCGAGAGTCGTGCTATCCGCAAAGTTGGTGCGCAAATTCGTCCCGTTAGTTCAGGTGATTTTCTCGTTCTCCCTCAGCGCAACGAAGATGGTTCAATCACGACGATTGGCTTAGATACCCTAGAGGATGAATGGTTTGAATATCTTGATCCTGAGCAAGTCAATACGATTCGTCGCCAATATTTACCCAAGTGGTTGCAAGCAGGTTGGGTTGTCTCTGGTCAAGGCGGTCAAGTCATCGGCCAAACACCATCCACGCCAACACCTCCCACAAACCCGACGCCCCCGGTAAATCCAACAACTCCTACACCGAATGCCGTAGATGGAACCCTGATCAAATTTGCAAATGGCTATCTACAAGAAACAAGTCCTGGGGTTTGGCAAGAATTCAATGCGAACGGTCAAGTAACATTCACTTTCCGCGAAACAGGCCGAGACGACTGGTCTGTTTATCTCAATGACTCTTCTCGAAATGTTCAACTCCAACTAGATTTGTACCGTAAGATGATCTCCTATGGACAAAATAATGGCCCGAAGCGTGATTTATATCCAATTACGGCTTCTGACATCACCCTAGCGAGATTTGCGAACGGTCATCTACAAGAAACAAGTCCTGGGGTTTGGCAAGAATTCAATGCGAATGGTCAAGTAACATTCACCTTCCAGGAAACAGGACGCGACGACTGGTCTGTTTATCTCAATGATTCCTCCCGGAATGTTCAGCTTCAGTTGGATGTTTACCGCAAGATGATCTCCTATGGACAAAGCAATGGTCCGAAGCGCGACTTATATTCTGTGACTTCTTTCTACCGCTAA
- a CDS encoding MFS transporter, producing MATKRLNILWRRVMAIAAIQAAITLMWIAYRAYLGTLLGGWGFSEEFTAQLLTVEVFLAVVMEPVFGALSDRQQRFLGSRLPLISLGVILAAAIFIGLPILGVFQLPLRWVLPAVAIAWALAMTMFRTPIYVLLLKSTPSRAELPLAISVLTMVIGVMGVLKPSIQNGLLAVGALPAFLAGSVTLLIASLCLGLILPKPTAPLIDEAPAPSPLPWLGFLQTILMAIALTWGSAIVLQRWLGLFGSIPLTLGLTVGQGLNLLVALLAIPVGWLTLRWRRYPLLGVAFGWLTVILLLLLGAPAQDGGYVVIALLWAWAFATVRNGTLPYIFNTIPGDWAGLGIGIFFGISGLAAMVLPQWIPADATLLQGFIGVICLAIATVLALISQQKKAIATLSSEVSKL from the coding sequence ATGGCAACCAAACGGCTCAATATTCTTTGGCGACGGGTAATGGCGATCGCCGCAATCCAGGCGGCAATTACTTTAATGTGGATTGCCTATCGTGCCTATCTCGGTACCTTGTTGGGCGGGTGGGGGTTTTCAGAGGAGTTTACAGCGCAACTGTTGACAGTAGAAGTTTTCCTGGCGGTGGTAATGGAGCCGGTGTTTGGGGCCTTGAGCGATCGCCAACAGCGTTTTCTGGGGAGTCGCCTGCCTTTGATCAGTTTGGGGGTGATTTTAGCGGCGGCTATTTTTATTGGCTTGCCGATCTTGGGAGTGTTTCAATTGCCATTGCGCTGGGTATTGCCCGCAGTTGCCATTGCTTGGGCCTTGGCGATGACGATGTTTCGCACCCCGATTTATGTGCTACTGCTCAAAAGTACCCCCAGCCGTGCCGAGTTACCTCTGGCCATTTCGGTCTTGACCATGGTGATTGGGGTGATGGGCGTCCTAAAACCCAGTATTCAAAATGGGTTGTTAGCGGTGGGGGCGTTGCCAGCGTTCTTGGCGGGATCAGTAACGTTGTTAATTGCCTCCTTGTGTTTAGGGTTGATTCTACCGAAGCCTACTGCCCCTCTGATTGATGAAGCTCCAGCCCCAAGCCCCTTACCCTGGTTGGGTTTTTTGCAAACGATCCTCATGGCGATCGCCCTTACATGGGGAAGTGCAATCGTTTTACAGCGGTGGCTCGGTTTATTTGGTTCAATTCCGTTGACGTTAGGGCTCACCGTCGGCCAAGGCTTAAATTTGCTGGTGGCGCTCTTGGCAATTCCTGTAGGTTGGTTAACGCTCCGGTGGCGGCGGTATCCCCTTTTGGGTGTTGCCTTCGGTTGGTTGACTGTCATTCTCTTGTTGCTGTTGGGAGCGCCCGCCCAGGATGGTGGTTATGTGGTCATCGCTCTCCTCTGGGCCTGGGCCTTTGCGACCGTCAGAAACGGCACCTTGCCCTACATTTTCAATACAATTCCGGGGGATTGGGCTGGTTTGGGCATCGGCATCTTTTTTGGGATTTCTGGCCTCGCGGCGATGGTTTTGCCCCAATGGATACCGGCAGACGCAACCCTTTTGCAAGGATTTATCGGCGTGATTTGTTTGGCGATCGCCACGGTTCTGGCCCTCATTTCCCAACAGAAAAAGGCGATCGCAACTCTATCTAGTGAAGTCTCAAAACTATAG
- a CDS encoding DUF1353 domain-containing protein has translation MRKKLKVRLGMVLLAIAAVVFVLRLRSPSGEFVPVEYNSAVAYFSNTIKTEWIRATDPEASRQFRLLEPVEYIASNQSIWQAQAGSIIDGASIPRAFWTIVGAPTTGPYRDASVIHDVYCDRKERSWEETHWVFRDACRAAGLGPWQANLLYLAVFHYGPIWTDDGTLQQNTIQIDEKTAAKMAEFCQENPDLSIDELQNLDPKIWEGL, from the coding sequence ATGAGAAAAAAACTGAAAGTAAGATTGGGAATGGTGCTTTTGGCGATCGCCGCTGTTGTCTTTGTCTTACGCCTGAGAAGTCCAAGCGGAGAGTTTGTCCCCGTTGAGTACAATAGCGCCGTTGCCTACTTTAGCAACACCATTAAAACAGAGTGGATTCGCGCCACTGATCCAGAGGCTTCAAGACAATTTCGGTTATTAGAGCCCGTTGAATATATCGCTTCAAATCAAAGTATCTGGCAAGCACAAGCAGGCTCCATTATTGATGGGGCTTCAATCCCACGGGCCTTCTGGACGATTGTCGGTGCCCCGACCACCGGCCCCTATCGCGATGCCTCGGTTATCCATGATGTTTACTGCGATCGCAAAGAGCGTTCTTGGGAGGAGACCCACTGGGTTTTTCGGGATGCCTGTCGAGCCGCAGGCTTAGGCCCGTGGCAAGCGAATCTACTATATTTAGCTGTATTTCATTACGGCCCGATCTGGACGGATGATGGCACTCTACAACAGAATACGATTCAAATTGATGAAAAAACTGCGGCAAAAATGGCCGAATTTTGTCAAGAGAACCCAGATCTTTCAATAGACGAATTGCAAAATTTAGATCCCAAGATCTGGGAAGGCCTATAA
- a CDS encoding MFS transporter — translation MSNSSSNLPHQALAPLKLSTQLAYGAGTVGVSMTGNILVFFVLFFFTDVAGLPPDKSALILMVGKVMDAISDPVVGWLSDHTTSRWGRRFPWMIFGVVPFALCFVAMWGIPTTNTQWLLIYYITLALIFNTAYTVIFLPYVALTPELTSDYNERTQLNSFRFSFAIGSSILALALAQVVFRVVPVVSQRYLVLAVITAAIALGSMYWCVRGTWQRVQFMEQYRQQHQQRHQPRLSLVQQLQIVFNNRPFLLVMGIYLCSWLGAQLTAVVMQYFVVSWLGLSDFVFTQFALVVQGTALLMLFVWSRLSRRWGKRTVYALGMGFWIVAQAGLFFLQPGQEKWLFLLGFMAGLGVSTAYLIPWSMLPDVIELDELRTGQRREGVFYAFMVMLQKLGIAFGIYIVGKALDWAGYIERVPGGPPAVQPDSALWVIRLVIGPLGTVLLIGGLILAYFYPITQGFHAEIRRKLQAGDRLSSQIKENSIHDIQ, via the coding sequence ATGTCCAATTCGTCTTCTAACCTGCCCCATCAAGCCCTCGCCCCCCTCAAACTCAGCACCCAACTGGCCTATGGTGCAGGTACCGTTGGGGTTTCTATGACTGGGAATATCCTGGTCTTTTTTGTCTTATTTTTCTTTACGGATGTGGCGGGTTTACCACCGGATAAAAGTGCCTTAATCCTGATGGTGGGCAAGGTGATGGATGCGATTAGTGACCCCGTTGTGGGCTGGTTGAGCGATCACACCACTTCCCGTTGGGGCCGACGCTTTCCCTGGATGATCTTTGGGGTGGTTCCGTTTGCGTTGTGCTTCGTGGCCATGTGGGGCATTCCTACTACGAATACCCAGTGGTTGTTGATCTATTACATTACCTTGGCGCTGATTTTTAATACGGCCTACACAGTAATTTTTCTCCCCTACGTCGCCCTCACCCCAGAGTTAACGTCTGATTATAATGAGCGCACCCAACTGAATAGTTTTCGGTTTAGCTTTGCCATCGGGAGCAGCATTTTGGCGCTGGCTCTGGCCCAGGTGGTCTTTCGAGTTGTGCCGGTGGTTTCCCAGCGTTATCTTGTGCTGGCGGTAATCACAGCGGCGATCGCCTTGGGCAGTATGTATTGGTGTGTGCGTGGGACCTGGCAGCGGGTGCAGTTCATGGAGCAGTATCGCCAGCAGCATCAACAGCGCCACCAACCGCGTTTATCTTTGGTGCAGCAACTGCAGATTGTCTTTAATAACCGACCGTTTCTGCTGGTGATGGGCATTTATCTCTGTTCTTGGCTGGGGGCGCAACTCACGGCAGTGGTGATGCAATACTTTGTGGTGAGTTGGCTGGGGCTTTCGGATTTTGTCTTTACTCAGTTTGCCCTGGTGGTGCAGGGAACCGCCCTACTGATGTTATTTGTCTGGAGTCGCCTCAGTCGCCGTTGGGGTAAACGCACTGTTTATGCCCTGGGGATGGGGTTCTGGATTGTCGCCCAAGCAGGTCTATTTTTCCTGCAACCGGGTCAAGAAAAGTGGCTGTTTTTGTTAGGTTTTATGGCGGGCCTGGGGGTTTCAACGGCCTATTTGATTCCTTGGTCGATGTTGCCGGATGTGATCGAACTAGATGAACTACGCACTGGGCAGCGGCGAGAAGGGGTTTTCTATGCGTTTATGGTAATGCTCCAAAAGCTGGGCATTGCCTTTGGGATTTATATTGTCGGTAAAGCCCTCGATTGGGCGGGTTACATTGAGCGGGTACCGGGAGGCCCCCCGGCGGTACAGCCAGATTCTGCTCTCTGGGTGATTCGGTTGGTGATTGGCCCTCTAGGGACAGTGTTGCTCATCGGGGGATTGATCCTGGCTTATTTTTATCCGATTACCCAAGGGTTTCACGCTGAAATTCGTCGCAAACTCCAAGCGGGCGATCGCCTCTCAAGTCAGATTAAAGAAAACAGCATTCACGACATCCAATAA
- a CDS encoding RNA-guided endonuclease TnpB family protein, with amino-acid sequence MINLTYEYRIYPTRDQLSLMEEWLDTCRRVYNYALAERRDWIQSRKCPINACSIQREFIYPMDAEKPTYYCQKRNLTAARKDNSFLQNVHSQVLQEVIGRLEKAFNALWNSGFGFPRFKKRFRSFNFPQLGKNPIGDNQIKLPVFGWVKTVMHRPIPVGFEAKQARVVKRASGWYIQLVIQSDVKIPEPPIKGYAIGIDMGLTDFVATSEGELIARPRFFVEAQHRLKVLNRAVARKQKGSKNQQKARQRVARFYERIANRRKDFHRKLAHHLCDQAGMIFAEELNLKGLAKGMLGKHCLDAGWGQFLDTLRWVCFKRGVHFQKVKAAGTSQECPACGVAVRKDLSVRRHECPECGYITNRDVASGQVIRNRGLIAVGQTVQSCGAIPDREALKQEYLKAI; translated from the coding sequence ATGATCAATCTGACTTATGAATACAGAATTTATCCGACCAGGGATCAACTTTCTCTTATGGAAGAGTGGCTTGATACCTGCCGCCGTGTATATAACTATGCACTAGCAGAACGTCGTGATTGGATTCAGTCTCGTAAGTGCCCAATTAATGCTTGCAGTATTCAGCGGGAGTTTATTTACCCAATGGATGCTGAGAAACCTACCTATTACTGCCAAAAGCGGAATCTAACTGCAGCCCGAAAAGACAACTCTTTTCTGCAAAATGTGCATTCTCAAGTGCTTCAGGAGGTGATAGGCCGGCTAGAGAAAGCATTTAACGCCCTGTGGAATAGTGGGTTTGGCTTCCCACGGTTTAAGAAGCGTTTTCGCAGCTTTAACTTTCCGCAGTTGGGCAAAAACCCAATCGGCGACAATCAAATTAAGTTGCCTGTATTTGGTTGGGTGAAGACCGTGATGCACCGTCCGATCCCAGTAGGGTTTGAAGCGAAGCAAGCACGGGTAGTAAAACGCGCTTCTGGCTGGTATATCCAGCTAGTAATCCAAAGTGACGTTAAAATCCCAGAGCCACCAATCAAGGGTTATGCGATTGGCATTGATATGGGATTGACTGATTTTGTGGCGACATCAGAAGGCGAGTTGATTGCGAGACCCCGATTCTTTGTGGAGGCACAACACAGGCTGAAAGTGCTGAACCGTGCCGTTGCCAGAAAGCAAAAAGGGTCAAAGAACCAGCAAAAAGCGCGTCAACGAGTCGCAAGATTTTACGAACGAATTGCGAACCGGCGCAAGGATTTCCACCGTAAACTAGCCCATCATCTCTGCGACCAAGCAGGCATGATATTTGCGGAGGAGTTGAACCTAAAGGGACTGGCCAAAGGAATGCTCGGTAAGCATTGCCTGGATGCTGGTTGGGGACAGTTCCTGGATACGCTGAGATGGGTCTGCTTCAAGCGGGGTGTGCATTTCCAAAAGGTTAAAGCCGCTGGCACAAGCCAAGAATGCCCAGCCTGTGGAGTAGCGGTGAGGAAAGATTTGTCTGTGCGTCGGCATGAATGCCCGGAATGTGGTTACATCACCAATCGAGATGTGGCTAGCGGACAAGTGATTCGCAATCGTGGATTAATCGCGGTTGGGCAGACCGTTCAATCCTGTGGAGCGATACCCGATAGGGAGGCTTTGAAGCAGGAATATCTTAAAGCGATTTAA
- a CDS encoding mannan-binding protein, with protein MFNKLSRFSFLATSTISFIFSLSLPASANTTRAVEAGPIWNQNDANVKCPRLAQEEGGTWTGQWWTTISGVMSVCQLEFLNNLETKSFSLLNYNVMLLSRNIPSQGNLMQDYRAQEIATAIRNSDPWDVIVINEAFDNEARNKLSRRLKEVGYSFITEVVDTNNGKLEDGGVYLQSRWPIMATDQIIFSACNGFDCQSNKGAVYAKIDKEGIIYHIFGTHLQADAGNRNIRANQLRQLETFINQKTEGASSRGEAIIIAGDLNFDYQTAEYDDALETLNAQFLGDIPQDYTFDPRSNDLAKYRYPNDSPEWLDYVLIGNEGIQPNRTTLDIEKFRTASQYELPGKGDFLNLFGGTMVRDLSDHYGLSTSYIFNAHSLEESVNSDNIRLARFANGYLQQTSSGIWTEFDTNGGVAFTFQETGRDNSSVYLNDPTRNLQLQIDVDRRMISFGMNNGPKRDLYSITSVSQ; from the coding sequence ATGTTTAACAAACTTTCTCGCTTCTCTTTTTTGGCAACTTCAACGATCAGCTTCATTTTTTCTTTGAGTTTACCCGCAAGTGCAAATACGACTCGTGCCGTTGAAGCCGGGCCTATTTGGAATCAAAATGATGCGAATGTAAAATGTCCCAGATTAGCCCAAGAAGAAGGAGGAACTTGGACGGGTCAGTGGTGGACAACCATTTCAGGAGTTATGTCTGTTTGCCAGCTAGAATTTCTAAATAATCTTGAGACCAAAAGCTTCTCTCTTCTCAATTATAATGTAATGCTCTTAAGCCGGAATATTCCTAGTCAAGGTAATCTCATGCAAGATTATCGCGCCCAAGAAATTGCTACAGCGATCCGTAATTCAGACCCATGGGATGTCATTGTCATCAATGAAGCCTTCGATAATGAAGCGAGAAACAAGCTATCGCGCCGTTTAAAAGAAGTGGGATATTCTTTTATCACTGAAGTAGTAGATACAAATAATGGCAAGCTAGAAGATGGTGGCGTATATCTGCAAAGTCGTTGGCCAATTATGGCAACTGACCAGATTATTTTTTCGGCTTGTAATGGCTTTGATTGTCAATCCAATAAAGGTGCTGTGTACGCCAAAATTGATAAAGAAGGGATAATTTATCATATTTTTGGCACCCATCTACAGGCAGATGCGGGAAATAGAAATATTAGAGCAAATCAGTTGAGACAATTAGAGACTTTTATTAACCAAAAAACAGAAGGCGCATCATCACGAGGGGAAGCAATCATTATTGCTGGTGATCTAAACTTCGATTATCAAACTGCTGAATATGACGATGCTCTTGAGACTTTAAACGCTCAATTTTTAGGGGATATTCCTCAAGATTATACTTTTGATCCCAGAAGCAATGATCTTGCAAAATACCGCTATCCGAATGATTCACCTGAATGGCTAGATTATGTATTAATCGGCAACGAAGGAATCCAACCGAACAGGACAACACTTGATATTGAAAAGTTTCGTACAGCTTCCCAATATGAGCTTCCAGGAAAGGGCGATTTCTTGAATTTGTTTGGTGGAACCATGGTGCGCGACCTCTCAGATCACTATGGATTATCTACAAGCTACATTTTCAATGCTCATTCTTTGGAAGAAAGTGTGAACAGTGACAATATTCGTCTTGCCAGATTCGCCAATGGCTATCTACAACAAACAAGTTCCGGCATATGGACGGAATTTGATACCAATGGTGGTGTCGCATTTACTTTCCAGGAAACCGGGCGAGATAATAGTTCGGTTTATCTCAATGATCCCACTCGAAATCTCCAACTTCAAATTGATGTTGATCGTCGAATGATTTCTTTTGGGATGAATAATGGCCCTAAGAGAGATCTCTATTCAATCACATCAGTTTCTCAATGA